TTGGCGGCCAAGAAGCCTGACTTCGAGCCGCAATCGTAGCTCTTGCCCTTGAACTTGAATCCATAGAACGGCTGCTTGCCCGCGAGCGCGAGCATTGCGTCGGTCAACTGGATTTCGCCGCCCGCGCCGCGTTCCTGCGTTTCCAGAATGTTGAAGATCTCCGGCTGCAAAATGTAGCGGCCGGTGATCGAGAGGTTGGAGGGCGCGACCTCCTTCTTCGGCTTCTCGACCATGCCGTTCAATTCAAACAGGTCGCCCTTGCTTTTGCCGACGCCGACCACGCCGTACATGTGGACCTGCTCCATCGGCACTTCTTCCACCGCGATGATGTTAGCCTTGTCCGCGCCGGCCGCGTTGGCGGCGTCGATCATCTGCTTGAGGCCACTCGGTCTGTTCTTCACCAGCACGTCCGGCAGCAGAACCGCGAACGGCTCGTTGCCGACGATGTCGC
The nucleotide sequence above comes from [Pseudomonas] carboxydohydrogena. Encoded proteins:
- the galU gene encoding UTP--glucose-1-phosphate uridylyltransferase GalU — its product is MKIRKAVFPVAGLGTRFLPATKAMPKEMLTVVDRPLIQHVVDEALEAGIEHLVFVTGRNKGVIEDHFDRPYELEDTLESREKKKELAILERDQPEAGTTSFTRQQAPLGLGHAVWCARDIVGNEPFAVLLPDVLVKNRPSGLKQMIDAANAAGADKANIIAVEEVPMEQVHMYGVVGVGKSKGDLFELNGMVEKPKKEVAPSNLSITGRYILQPEIFNILETQERGAGGEIQLTDAMLALAGKQPFYGFKFKGKSYDCGSKSGFLAANIAYAMDREELRGDLLSEMKKYV